The genomic segment AACGCGGGAAAGACTACCGCCAGAGGTTCTTCACCTGGCCCCATGAAGTCTCGTCCGCCGCGGTCGTGCAGTCCACGTCGTAGCACCAGTAGCAAGAGATCACCACGTCTTCGGAACCGTCCGGGTTCAGCTCCCAGGTGGTGCCGCCGGTGGTGCTCAGCTGGAGGGCGTCGTTGTAGCTGAGGTCCAACGGGCCCTTGTTGTTGGCGTCCTGTGTGACCCAGATCTCGATGAAGACCTGGTGGAAGCCCGGGCAAGCGACCTGGATCTGGGAAAGCGGGATCTCCAACTCGTCGAAGGTGCCGCTCACGACCCAGTTCAGATCGTAGGATCCATAGATCCAAGAGTGGCCGCCTTCGTCCCAGGTGACCAGGTCGTCGTAGTCCGAGTCGATGTTCTTGTAGGCGATGAAGTCGGGCAGGCACATGCCGGCGAAGTCGATCCGCCGATCCCAGGGATCGGAGGTGCCGCCCTGACTGGCGATGGTCACCAGAGCGATGCCGACCTGCACGCCGCCCCAACCGTCATGGTCGTGCTCGTAGCCGATGTACAGGTTGGTGGCGTCGTTGGTGACGTAGATGTCGCCCAGGTCGATGGGGGCGAACTCGGTGTCGCCGCCGTCGGTGTCGATCAGAGCCTCGGGCGGGAAGTCGTTCACGCCGTCCACGACCACCGCGGACGCGCAGGCCGCGAGACCGAGGATGAGCGCGAAGGCTCCCAAGAGACGAATCACATTAGCCATTTTTCTGTTTCTTCCTCCCTTCTCTCCACTTTTCAAGTAACGCCGCTATAGAGCAACCGCACGAGGGGATACCGGGCCCGTTCGGCTGCGGGCACGGAACTCCCTGGAATATAACGACGTAATCTTCTCACATGTGGTCGGAATTCGCAATGATCGCGATCAATATTTGACTTAATTTGGGTCAAGTTATTCGGCGAGGCGTTTGAGCCCCTCGATGTCTCGAACGAGGATCTCCGAACGGGAGAGGGAGAGAATCTCCTCGTTCGCCAGGCTGTGGAGGGTCCGGGAGAAGGTTTCCGGGGTGGTCCCGATCATCTGCGCCATTTCCATCCGCTTCATCGGAGCGGAGAGGCGGACGCCGTGGTCGGTCTTCTCGCCGCAGCCCTTGAGCATCATCAAGATAAGGTGAGCGGTCCTTTGCAGCACCGAGCGCTGGGAAAGCCCGATCACCTGGTCCTCGAAGATGCGCACTTCCCGGGCGAGCCTCTCCATCACGACCCGGGCGAGCCGGGGGGAGAGTTCGAGGAGATCGAAGAAGGTCCTTTCCGGTATGGCGCAGACCTCGGTCCTCTCCAGAGCGACCGCCGTGGAGGCGTAGGTCTCGCCGGCGAGGAGGGGACGATAACCGAAGGCGTCCCCCGGCCCGAGCACGCGGATCACCTGTTCCTCCGACTTGCTCCCCATTTTGTACAGCTTGACTTGTCCGGAATGGATGCAGAAGACGTGGCTCGGAGCGGAGCCCTGATGGAAGATCACCTGCCGGCGCTTGTAGACCTGAAGGCGCTTCTCCCGGTCCGCGCGCTCGAGCATCTCTCCGTCCAAAACCTGAAGGAGCCCGGAACGGCGGGTGAGGCACTGAATGCAGCCGGCTTGCTTTGAATCGATCATTTTCGCTCCTTGCGCATCGGGCATAGTATGCCATGTTTCTCTCCCCGGATCCAGAATCTCGGCGAGGGAGCCTTTCCCTCCCGAAGCGGCGGGGCGATCTTCCCGTTCCGTGCGGGGGGGACTTGCATTAGACTGTGGGCGTTCCGCCGGCGGGCTTCCCCACCGCCGGCGCCCGGGAGGAGACCGTGCACAACAAGGCGCCGATCACCTTCGCCTTTCTCGCCGTCCTTTCCGACTGCGCCGCGACGGTGATCGGGCTCGCATTCGCCTTCTGGCTCCGCTTCCACTCCGGGCTTTTCGGCGCGCCGAAAGGAGTCCCATCCTTCGACGCCTATCTCTCCGGTTTCCTCTTCACGGCCTTCGGCTGGGTGGCGATCTTCGCTTTCTTGGGTCTCTATCGGATCCGCCGGGGGCTGACCGCGTCGGAAGAGGGGATGCTCCTCTTGAAGGGCGCTCTCCTCGGTGCGCTGGTGGCGATGTCTTCCGCCTTTCTCTACCGAGGCGTCTCGTATTCGCGGCTCTACCTGGCCCTCGCCGTCCCCGCCGCCTATCTCGCCGTGCTGGGCGGTCGCGCCGCGATCCGCGCCCTGCGGGCGTGTTGCCGCCGCCGCGACCTGGGAGTACAGCGCGTGCTCCTGGTCGGAGGCGGGCCTCTCCTCGAGGGAGTGCGCCGTCGCATCGAGCTCCGCCCCGACCTGGGTTATCGGATCGTCGGGGGACTGGCCGACCCGGGCCTTCCCCTCCCGGAAGGGATTCCCCCGCTCGGGCCGATCGACGCCGTGGCCGACGTCTGCAAGCGCGAGGGGGTCTCCCGGGTTTTCATCGTGCTTCCTGAATCGCACCGGGAGCGAACCGTGGACGTGCTGCGCGCCTGCGAGAATCTCCCTCTGGAGTTCGAGATCGTTCCCGACATCTTCGGAAAGCTCGGCGAGAGGATGCGCGTAAGCGACATGGACGGCATCCCCATGTTGGTGGTCAAGGACTTCCCGCTCGAGGCGTGGAACCGTTTTCTCAAGAGGACCTTCGACATCGCCGGATCGGCGCTGCTCCTCGTCTTGCTCGCGCCGCTCTTTTTATTGTTGGCGATCGTGGTCCGCCTCGATTCCCCCGGCCCGGTTTTCTACCGGCAGAGGCGGATCGGCCGGGACGGTCGCGTCTTCGACATCGTCAAGTACCGCTCCATGGTGCAGGGGGCGGAGAAGGAGACCGGACCGGTTTGGTCGGGCCGCGGCGACGAGCGACGAACACGCGTCGGCGCCTTTCTCAGGCGGACCAGCCTGGACGAGCTCCCCCAGCTCGGAAACGTGCTGATCGGGCAGATGTCCCTGGTCGGTCCCCGCCCCGAGCGCCCCTTCTTCGTCCGCCGTTTCGAGAGGGACATCCCCCGTTATTTCGACCGGCACAGGGTCAAGTCGGGGATGACCGGCTGGGCGCAGGTGAACGGGCTCCGGGGGGACACGTCCATCGAGGAGAGGACGCGGTTCGACGTCTTCTACGTGGAGAACTGGTCGGTCTACTTCGACGTCAAGATCCTCCTCCTCACAGCCAGACACGTGGTCGAGCAGGCGATCCGGGCGGAGCGGTGAGCGCCGCCCCGTCTCTTCGACGCGGTTGCCCCCCGATCCCCCTTCGGGTATCATTCGGTGTTCCATCGTGTAAGCCGGCGGACCGCGGGCGGCGAGTCGCCCGCCGGAGGAGGTAGGAGCGGAGCGGTGAAG from the Candidatus Eisenbacteria bacterium genome contains:
- a CDS encoding Crp/Fnr family transcriptional regulator — encoded protein: MIDSKQAGCIQCLTRRSGLLQVLDGEMLERADREKRLQVYKRRQVIFHQGSAPSHVFCIHSGQVKLYKMGSKSEEQVIRVLGPGDAFGYRPLLAGETYASTAVALERTEVCAIPERTFFDLLELSPRLARVVMERLAREVRIFEDQVIGLSQRSVLQRTAHLILMMLKGCGEKTDHGVRLSAPMKRMEMAQMIGTTPETFSRTLHSLANEEILSLSRSEILVRDIEGLKRLAE
- a CDS encoding undecaprenyl-phosphate glucose phosphotransferase — encoded protein: MHNKAPITFAFLAVLSDCAATVIGLAFAFWLRFHSGLFGAPKGVPSFDAYLSGFLFTAFGWVAIFAFLGLYRIRRGLTASEEGMLLLKGALLGALVAMSSAFLYRGVSYSRLYLALAVPAAYLAVLGGRAAIRALRACCRRRDLGVQRVLLVGGGPLLEGVRRRIELRPDLGYRIVGGLADPGLPLPEGIPPLGPIDAVADVCKREGVSRVFIVLPESHRERTVDVLRACENLPLEFEIVPDIFGKLGERMRVSDMDGIPMLVVKDFPLEAWNRFLKRTFDIAGSALLLVLLAPLFLLLAIVVRLDSPGPVFYRQRRIGRDGRVFDIVKYRSMVQGAEKETGPVWSGRGDERRTRVGAFLRRTSLDELPQLGNVLIGQMSLVGPRPERPFFVRRFERDIPRYFDRHRVKSGMTGWAQVNGLRGDTSIEERTRFDVFYVENWSVYFDVKILLLTARHVVEQAIRAER